The Paeniglutamicibacter cryotolerans DNA segment GGAACGGGGTTCACCTATATCTCGGCCAACGGCAGGCGCATCGGCTCGCAATAAATCCTTCAGCGGATTCGGTCCCTCTCCATACACCCGGCCTGGACAGATACCGGGATCGCTGCGCATACCAACGCTCACATCCTGGTGACAGGGGTCGACGCTGCTGAATGCACGCACGACATCTACCACCAACACTGGCCAGAAGTCCGTTGACAGCGAGAAATTCACCCGTTGGCTGGCTTTCGCTACTCGGCTCCCGACGATCCGGTGAGCCGTGACCTGGGACCTGCGCCAACAGGACGACGGGCGCAGACTGGCCATGGCTGCGGCGGTCCGGCTGATGGAGCGGGTCGGGCTGAGGGTGGGCGGCGCGTCCTACGAAGAGCATAACGGTTCCTTCAACGCATCGACCCTCCAACGCCGACACCTCCGCAGGGAAGCCGGGTGATCCGCCTGACGTTTCGGAAGGAAATCAGCCGGCACCTGGAACATCCGGCTCACCGATCTGCTGCTGGAAGACTACTTCTTCTCCATCCCCCGATCCCTCGTTCTGGGCCGGCGATCTGCTACTGCGTGTCTTCTGAGCGGAAAAGGCAAGGGAAGCCGGTATCTGACACCGATATCAATGGATACCCCTCGCGGAAATCACCGGGCCCGGCTTCACCACTAAGGCCTTTCGCACCTGGGCGGGGTCGGTAGTTGCTGCGCGATCCCTCGCGTGGGGGCTTCGCTGCGGATCAACATCTCCGGAGGCTGTCAGCACCGCTCTCAAAGAAGCCGCTGCTTGGTTGCACCATGCTCTGCCGTTGCCCGGGACTCCTCCGCAAACCCCAATGCCGTTCCGTTAAGAATCTGAAACCGTCGTCAAGTCGGCGCGTCGCCGAGCAGAAATAAGTGTGGCTCCTGTTTGAGTACTTCGGTCCTCCAAGACTGATCCACCCGCACGGGAGCCACCATGTTCGATGCTGCCATCAATCACGCCCCGGGGGTATTCGCCCCCGGTAACCTCGGGGAACTCACCGGTGTGGCCCCGTTCGAGATGGTTGACGCCGCACTGGAAGCGGCGGGCGGCAAGGAACACCGAATACGTAGGCTTCCATCCCGGGTGGTGGTTTACTTGCTGCTCGCCGGGGCGTTGTTCGCCGACCAGTGCTGGAAACAGGTCTACTCCCGCCTGGTTTCGGGGCTCTCAGTGCCGGGGAAAATCCCGGCAGCCTCGGCATTGAGCCAGGCCATGCACCGCGTGGGCCCGGCCGCGCTACGCGAGTTGTTCACCCTGCTCAAGGGACCGGCGGTCAGTAAGCAGAAGCATGAAACCCGCTTAGCCGGCCGCCTGGTCCTGGCCATCGACGGCACCCAAATTGCCGTGCCCGACACCGACGCCAACCGGGCCTCCTACCCCAAACCCCGCGGCGGACCCAACGGGGAAGCCGGGTATCCGATGATCCGGTTGGTCGCGGTCCTCACCGCGGGAACCCGCATGCTCATCGAGGCGGCCTTCGGCACCGATGCCGTGGGAGAGCTGACCTACGTCCACCAACTCACCTCGTGCCTGCGCCCGGGCATGGTGTTGCTCGGGGACCGGAACTTCGCCACCTACAGGTTCTTCGCCGCGGTCGCCCACACGGGGGCGGTTTTCCTCTTCCGTGCCAAGACCGGGGCCAACGCCATGATATTGCCGGTCCTGGAACGCCTGCCCGACGGCTCCTACCTCTCCAAGGCTGCGGGGCAGCCGGTGCGGGTCGTTGACGCGGTCTTGACACTCACCACCCGGGCCGCGACCCGGGAGAGCGGCTACCGTTTGGTCACCACGATCCTTGACCCACGCCAGGCCCCGGCCGAGGCGCTGGTGCGGCTCTACCACCGGCGGTGGAAGATTGAAACTGCGTATTGCGAACTGGAATCACAGATCCTGGGCGGGCGGGTGCTGCGCGGGCGGCACCCCGGAGCCGTTGCCCAGGAAACGTGGGCGTTGCTGGTTTGCTACCAGGTGCTGCGCACCGCAATCAGTGATGTGACACTGCAGGATTCCTTGGCTGATCCCCACCGCTTGTCTTTCAGCATCGCCTTGAGAACCGCTCGTGACCAGGTCATCCATGCCCAAGGAATCCTGGCCGGGGCCACCGTTGACTGGGTGGGGCACATCGGGGCAGCGGTCCTGGCTGAACCACTGCCCGCGAAGCGAAGACGCACGCGGGTGCGGGTGGGTTAAACGGGCGATTTCCAAATACCGGGCCAAGGAACGGAACCTCGACCGGAGAACCTACGCCGCGACACTCAGTACGCAGATCTTGACAGCGGACCCCTGATCCTTAACCGAACGGCATTGCCCCTAAGGCTCATCAGCTGCCCGGTACCCGTATCGAAAAATACCATCGGACCCCAGCGGGTTTAGCAACATCCCATTGAATACGAGGACTGGAAAAGTTCGTCCATCTGTGGGGACCAAGCCCCGCGGGCATCGTCTCTGCTCAGCACGTGGGCCCCACCTCAACTGGAGGTAGCGGTGCCAGGCCTGCTGCAACGTGTAGTGCCGGTGGGGTGTACGTCCTGGAGGAACCTAGCCCGGTCCCGTTGGCATCAGGCCCTGCGCCCGGATGATTCCCTCATGGATCCTGGTTTTGTCGGTGGGCGCGGCACACGGTCGTTGCAACTCCCCGTGATCCGGGTGTTGCAACGACCATGAGAACTCAAGTTGCACCGATAGTTCCGACACTACTGTGTGAGGTGGTCCCTCGCCGTCTGGCCCTGTTTCTTGATGTCGGTGGCGGCATCGATCGTCTCGGATTTGATGGTCTCCACCGACCCCACGGCCGTTTCCCGTACGGATTGGACGGCGTGCTCGACCGGCTCTTTGAGCTGTTCGACTATTTCTCGCGCGGCATCGGAGATTTCACTGGTCAGTGGTTCGGCGCGTTCCACCAACGAGGAGGCCAGATCCTTCTCCTTCTCACTGGGCGGAATCAAGGAAGAAACCAAAAGACCGACTCCGAACGCAATGAGGCCTGCTGCGACCGGGTTGCCCTTCGTCCGTGCCGTCAGCCGATCCGGTGCCTCCTGGACGGAGCTCCCTAAGTCGTGAGCGGCAGAACGGGTGGTTGAACCCGCATCCTGGGCACTGCCCATGACAGCGTCCTTGACTCCGCGCAACGACTGGCGGACCCTGGTGCTCTGGCGGTGGGCGATGCTTGCGGGGCTGACCTTATCGGCCAATGCGTCCACATCGGCACCCAGATGACCGCGGGTACGTTCGATATCCGAACGAATTTCATCTGGCGTTTGGCTCATGGCGTTTCCTCATTTGGCTTGAACGTGGGTGGAATTTTCTTCAGGGTGTCCGCAGTTTGGGGTAGGCCCTTGACCGAATGCATTTCGCGCCGGGCCACCAGTGCCAGCACGGCCCCGATTACCGCCCAAATCACGGCAACGATGACCGCAGCCCATCCGTAGCCGACCCACAGAGCCAACCCGAACATGGAGCCAAGCGAAAGGAAAAGCAAGACAAAGTGTGCGGCCAGCCCAGCGCCGGCATACATGCCCGCCCCTTTACCGGCCGAGGACGCCGTCTCTTTGAGTTCGGCCTTGGCCAGTTCCAGTTCCTGACGCATCAGGGTCGAGACATTTCGGGTCAGGTCCCCGAAAAGCTCGCCCAAGCTGCTGTTGGCCGCTCGCGCTTCTGCCGTTGATGGGCCGGGATCTGGGTCCCTGGTGCCTTGATATTCGGTCATGAGTCCAAGGACCCCCGTCCCGGACCGGCTTTCCGCGAAGGATCAAGGTCAAGCCCGGGAATTCCTCCGATCCCCCCAACGCCACCGGTGCTAACCTCCGGACTACTTCCCAGACCACTGTCAGGATAACGCGGGGCCGGCGTTTCGGGTCCTACCGACGAGCTCTCATCCCTTTCGGGAGTGGAGGTGCGTTGAGTAGATGCTCCGCCGTGGGAATCATCCGCTGCGGCACCGGCCACCCCGCGAGCAAACCTGCCCACCAGAAGCCCAGCACCGGCAGCGATGGCCAAAAAGGCCCCTGGTCGTTGCCGAGCATAGCTCTTGACCTCTTCAAGGAGCGATCCGGGGTCACGATCCGTGAGCCATTCTGCAGCGTCACCTGTGCGATGGGCGGCCTGCCTCACCAGCGAAACCGCGGTTCCCTGATTACCGGAAGACTCGACCATGGCTTGGAGTTCGTTGCTGATAAGGCGCAGGTTCTGAGCAATCTTCTCCTGCTGGATACCTGCCTGCTCGCGTAAATCGGTGCTGAGCTCATTCAAGAGGTCGGTGGCCTGGTGTTTTACTTCTTCGGTCACGTTCCCGGCTTGCTCCTGAGCCGTTCCCGCCACTTGCCGCGCTGCGTCAAGCCCCTGCCTGCCCAGCTCGCTGGCTTCAGCCTTGACGTCCGGCATTGTTCCCGAATCACCGGAGTCGGAGGAAAGGGCCGAAACGCCGGAGGTTGGTTGCGGTCGCACGTGAAGATCCTGAGGGTCCTCAGTGCCATGTCCCGGAATTGGCGAGACCCGCAGAAGGCCAGGAGGCTCAGCGACCTGTGAAACCGGTGGCAAGGCGGAAGGCGCAGCCACCTGAGAAACCGGCGGCAGGACGGAAGGCTCAGCGACCTGTGAAACAGGACGTGCTTGGCCACTGCCGTCTGGGAGCGGGACCGTGGGGTCCAAGGGGTCAGGCTCGTGGCGGGCCTTTGGTGGATCAGGTGTAAATTCGTTGGTCATGAGCTTCCCTCTGATCGTTTAACCGATGATCTATTTGTTTGTGGGGATCCGCTGGACCATGCGGTATCCGGGGTGGGTTCGACGGCCGCCCCTCACCGGGCCGGTGGCTTTGTGCCCGGAGTGAGCGGTTCGGCTCTCCTGTCCGGGCGAGGAACGGTGATGCTCTTTGGCCCGAGTGGATGAAATCCGGGGCGAGGCGGTGCGCGCAAATCTGTCGTTGGTTGCTCGCACTGATGGTGCTTCTGAACCCCAAGCCATCCTGATTCCGCTCCCTATCTGCTTAGCATCCGGGGTCTCGTGAAAGCCTTGACCCTTCGCCGGTCCGGCGGCCTGAACCAAAGCCAACCACCACGTGTTCCACCACACAACCCTCCCGGTCGACCGCACCCGGAAACATCTGTTTCGGACACAGAGACTGTTGTGAAAAACCCAATAGAAAATGTCGTAATGGTCAGCAAAGTCGAAATATTGGGCCGTGAGCCTTGTCCCCGTGGAATGGCGGTGTTTGGCTAGTACTACAGGCTCGGCAGCCTCTGCGGACAGTGGTCTTAAGGCGTTTGCCAGCTGATAGGAGACTCATTATCTGCTTATCTGCGGGAACCGCGGCCTGATCTGGGAATCATTTAAACGGTAAACAATCGAATAAACGGTAAACAATCGAAGGAGAACATCATGGGTCTCGGAGACAAGATGGGCAACAAAGCGCAGGAAGCCGCTGGCAAAGTGAAGGAAAAGGCCGGCCAGGCGAGCGACAACGAGAAGCTGCAGGCCGATGGTGCCAAGGATCAGGCTTCGGCCAAGGCCAAGCAGGCAGGCGAACATCTAAAGGACGCGGCCAAGGACGTCACCGGGCAGTAACCGCTAGGCACGGCCATCCCACCGGGGAGCCGCCCCCTGAATAGGAGGTCTTACGCCGCCACACCTGGCGTAGGACCTCCTATATGCGTTGCGGGGCAGCCGGTGCGGGTCGTTGACGCGGTCTTGACACTCACCACCCGGGCCGCGACCCGGGAGAGCGGCTACCGTTTGGTCACCACGATCCTTGACCCACGCCAGGCCCCGGCCGAGGCGCTGGTGCGGCTCTACCACCGGCGGTGGAAGATTGAAACTGCGTATTGCGAACTGGAATCACAGATCCTGGGCGGGCGGGTGCTGCGCGGGCGGCACCCCGGAGCCGTTGCCCAGGAAACGTGGGCGTTGCTGGTTTGCTACCAGGTGCTGCGCACCGCAATCAGTGATGTGACACTGCAGGATTCCTTGGCTGATCCCCACCGCTTGTCTTTCAGCATCGCCTTGAGAACCGCTCGTGACCAGGTCATCCATGCCCAAGGAATCCTGGCCGGGGCCACCGTTGACTGGGTGGGGCACATCGGGGCAGCGGTCCTGGCTGAACCACTGCCCGCGAAGCGAAGACGCACGCGGGTGCGGGTGGGTTAAACGGGCGATTTCCAAATACCGGGCCAAGGAACGGAACCTCGACCGGAGAACCTACGCCGCGACACTCAGTACGCAGATCTTGACAGCGGACCCCTGATCCTTAACCGAACGGCATTGCCCCTAAGGCTCATCAGCTGCCCGGTACCCGTATCGAAAAATACCATCGGACCCCAGCGGGTTTAGCAACATCCCATTGAATACGAGGACTGGAAAAGTTCGTCCATCTGTGGGGACCAAGCCCCGCGGGCATCGTCTCTGCTCAGCACGTGGGCCCCACCTCAACTGGAGGTAGCGGTGCCAGGCCTGCTGCAACGTGTAGTGCCGGTTGGATTTCATCGATCTGACGATCCCGGGGAAATCTGGTTGAGCGAACCCGGCCGAGACGTTCTTCCTGCCATCGGGAAACAGCCGCTCCAGCTGCTCCCGGTTCATTCCCGCAGCCTGGGCTGCGGTGATCGAGTGGGCGTGGACGGTCTTCTTCACCAGGGAAACCTCCCGGCGTGAACATCCCACCGTCTCGACAATTGCACTGTAACTTCTGTGTTCGAGCACCAACGCCATGATCGCGCCGTAATCAGCCATGAAAGGACCTCTCCGTCGAAGCCGACAGCACCCGATGGGCCGTCGGCTTCTTCAGCGGACCATGTTTCATTCCGGAGCGGTACCACCTAGCCGAAATGAACGGTACCGGGTGCCCGGACTGACCGTACCATCAGGCCGTGCTCGCCAAAGTAACGACCGTTACACCTTTTGATTGTGACACAGAATGTTGAGTGGGTCCTCGTCCTTCTGCAAATCCCCTCCGAACCCTCCAGGTACCGGGTCGCCGTCTGGCGGCAACTGCGTAAGACAGGCGCCGTGCCCCCTCTCCGCCGGGGTTTGGGCCCTGCCTGCGGGCCTGGGGTTTCAAGCGGAACTCGAATGCGCCAGGGAGCTGTGCAGCAACGGAGGTGGCACGTTTGCCATCATTGATGCCTCACCGCGCGATGAAGAGTCCAGGGCCGTCATCGTGGGCGCTTTCCAAGCGGTGCGGGTTGATGAATGGACCGAGTTCCTGGCCAATTGCGGCAAGTTCGAGGACGAGACCGCCCGGGAAGTAGCCAAGAAGAAGTTCACGTTCGCCGAGCTGGAGGAAGAAGAACAGAGCCTGGACCGGTTACGGGGCTGGTATCGGGATTTGAAGAAACGTGATGTCCTGGAGCTGCCCGAGGCAAAAGCCGCCGAGGAACGGTTGCAAGCCTGTGTGATCGTGCTGGAGCAGCACGCCGAACGGGTTTATGCCGCCGTCCACTCAACATCGCAGCGAGATGCCCCGGAACCGGGACAAGTGACCCAGGAACTGGAAGTACCCCGGGAATGAGCCGGCCAGGTAGTAGTGAGCTCTCACGCGTAGGATTTTACGCCGATACATGAGACTGTTCTTCGCAGAACCAGCCGCTGGCCCTGAGCCGTTGAAAGGGTTCCCGGAATAATCACGGTCCGCATATCGAAGGCAAGGGCCGAGACAGCGCACGGCCGTAAATATCTGCCACGGTGTCCAGAGGAACACCGACGAGAGGGGTACCCATGACGGGAGCATCCGAATCGTGGACACTGATAAATCGGACCACCACCCAGCCTTTTCTAACCAGCCCGGGGGGTATGGATGCTGATCCCGGTGGAAGTGCTATTTGTTGTGGTCATGGGCTCAACTGCCGTGAGGCAATCTTGGAGTGCTGCCACCATTCCGGCGCTTCTGCTTGTTGCAGCGACGGTTCCCGTGCTGGTCGAGCCTGGAGCCACAAGCCGATTCCCAGCGTGGGTGCATGGATTTTACCTTTCGTTCCTGCTTGCCGGACCGTTCGCCGGGGCCCAACTAGGGTTCTATGGGCGTTGGGAGCGCTGGGAGCGCTGGGAGCGCTGGGACAAAGTTGTACACACATCCTCCGGGCTTTTGGTCGGATACGCCACGATATTCGCTCTGGGAGTCATCAGCAGACGGCAGAATATTGGTCTTCCACCGGTCCTGCTGGTGGGCGGCATCCTCGCCACCGGCGGTTTCATTGCCGCAATGTGGGAGATCGCTGAGTTCAGTAGCGAGCATCTTCTAGGCACCCGCGCCCAGAACGGCAATTTGGAAGACACCATGACGGACATCATCTGCGGCATCGCCGGGGCCACCGCTGTAAGTATCGCGATGAGCCTGCACCTCAAAGGCCACCGCTTCCCCTTGATCGTCTCGCTTCTCCAAGAGCGTGATTTCAGATTCAAGCTTTCCCGAAACGGAGAGCTAGAACTTTGAACTGGTGGGAGACGTTGCTGGGATTCCTTGCCGGGCTGATTGCCATGTATTTGGTGTTGCTGTTTACTCTCTGGATCTATGTCCGACACCACCCAGAGACAATAAGCCTGAAAGAGGCCTTACGCCTGCTACCGGATGTGCTGCGGGTGATTCGGCGCATGGCCGCCGATAAGTCGGTGCCCGGAAGCGTCCGCATAAAACTCATCATGCTGCTGGTCTACTTACTCTTCCCGCTGGATCTCGTCCCGGACTTCTTGCCCGTCATCGGTCATGCTGATGACCTCATCATTCTGGCGATGACGCTTCGCGCGGTGATCCGTTCCGCCGGACCAGCCGCGTTACGTCAACACTGGCCCGGGACCCCTGCCGGACTGGCAATCATTGAAAAACTCGCAGGACTACCCCCGAATTCGAACGAATGATGAAGAGCCCATCGATGCTGAGGGACTTCAGAGTGCAGATAGGTCCTGGTGCCCCCTACGGGCATTACGGGTACCGGAGCCTGAGTCCCGCCAGCGGGTCCAGAGTCGGAGCAGCTTAAAGCACAATGATGGTTTAGAGGCTTTGCCTGGGTAGCGTTCCGCAGCAGACACCCTACCGCGATACCCAAGCCTGACCATCCCGGCAGCTTCATACGCCGTTTTCCACAGTGCCTGCACGGGGATTCCCGGATTTGGGGACAGGTGTAACCGGCTTCTGATACGCAGGTCGCCAGGAGCCATGTGCACCAACCTGCCACATGCTTCACAGTCATCTTCATTGCCAGCGCAGCGCAGGTGCCGAACCGAACCCGTGGTGCCCATTTCGCCTTCCCTGGTTCGTCGCACACTGCTGAGCAGCACGTCACTTATCGGCAACCGAGACGATCATGACCCGTGCACGCCACCGGAGCCGAAGCGATTCCGCGGCACCGCATCGGCACCGGCAACCTGGCAGCGGTTCACGCGACGATCCGCAGTACCATCATGTTCCACCAAGCCCCCGATCATCCCCGCTGCCAGCGCACCGGTATCGGTGGGAACACCCACCGATACCGGTGCGGGCCGGCAGCGGACCCTCTATTTCCTGCACATGCGCCAACGCAGCTACTGCGGTGAACCCTCGCTTTCTTGTGGTGGACCACCCGGGCCGCGAGCTGGGGCGCACCCCCTGTGCTGCTCGGGCCATCCGGAGCATGGCGCCCCAGGATGGGGTGACGAGGCATGGTTGCTCCTGAAGTGCACGCAATCAGGAGCGCCGGAAATGCTGGCGCTCCTGGCCGCGCTAATCGAGAGAACCCTCATCAAGTAGCGCGGCGCCAATCGCCTTGCCCACGAAGGTACCGAGCTCGCGCGCAGTCCAGTTGCGGCCCAGCATCAGCTTCTCGCAAACCTCGGGGGCCGTGTAGAACCACATGATATCTGCGGCAAACTCCGCGGTGATGCCCGTGGCGAGCAGATTACGGTCCACCATGTGGCGGGCGTTGTGCAGCATGCGCTCATACCGATCCTGATCGATTTCCACCAGCAGCCTGGCCATTTGCTCGTCCTGGGCTGCGGCATCTCGAATGAGCGTGCGAATGGGGGCGGCCAGCGGTCCGATCTCCGCAGTGAACATGCCCAGGGCAAGGAGAAGCCCCCTGCCATCAGTTGCTTCAGCCTGCAGGAGGTCGGAGCGCTGTTCGGCTGACACCGGACCTACTCCCAGCAAGCCCTCGTTGTAGATGTCGCGAAGCAGACGGGCCTTGGAGCCGAAGGTTTTATAGATGGTCTCGGTGGAAACAACGGCCTCTGCGGCGATCGCCGCAATGGTGGTCCCGACGTATCCAGATGCGAGAAACAATGTGCGCGCCGAGTCAAGGATGGCTTGGCGTTTGTGTTCGGCACCCTGCCGGCGTGCGGAAGAATCGTAGGGGCGCGATGTCTTGACCGGCAATGCCATGGGGCGTAACCTCCAAATTAGATACAGGTAAGTGTAACTAATTTCTTGGGAGGTTCTCCATGGCTATCTCCGCCGCTTTAGACCGGGAGGCCCTGTCGGTCGTTGAAAAGTTGCGAGATGCTACCAACGCCCACGATCTCGAGGCCATTGTTGCCCAGTTCTCCCCCGCCTACATCAACCAGACCCCGGCTCATCCCTCCCGCGGCTTCACCGGCCCCCACCAGGTCCGGGAAAACTGGAGGCGCATCCTTAACGCCGTCCCGGACCTCCGCGCCCACATCATCCGCTGCGCCACTTCTGGGGCTACCGTCTGGAGCGAATGGGAAATGGTTGGTACCCG contains these protein-coding regions:
- a CDS encoding IS4 family transposase, translated to MFDAAINHAPGVFAPGNLGELTGVAPFEMVDAALEAAGGKEHRIRRLPSRVVVYLLLAGALFADQCWKQVYSRLVSGLSVPGKIPAASALSQAMHRVGPAALRELFTLLKGPAVSKQKHETRLAGRLVLAIDGTQIAVPDTDANRASYPKPRGGPNGEAGYPMIRLVAVLTAGTRMLIEAAFGTDAVGELTYVHQLTSCLRPGMVLLGDRNFATYRFFAAVAHTGAVFLFRAKTGANAMILPVLERLPDGSYLSKAAGQPVRVVDAVLTLTTRAATRESGYRLVTTILDPRQAPAEALVRLYHRRWKIETAYCELESQILGGRVLRGRHPGAVAQETWALLVCYQVLRTAISDVTLQDSLADPHRLSFSIALRTARDQVIHAQGILAGATVDWVGHIGAAVLAEPLPAKRRRTRVRVG
- a CDS encoding DUF3618 domain-containing protein, translated to MSQTPDEIRSDIERTRGHLGADVDALADKVSPASIAHRQSTRVRQSLRGVKDAVMGSAQDAGSTTRSAAHDLGSSVQEAPDRLTARTKGNPVAAGLIAFGVGLLVSSLIPPSEKEKDLASSLVERAEPLTSEISDAAREIVEQLKEPVEHAVQSVRETAVGSVETIKSETIDAATDIKKQGQTARDHLTQ
- a CDS encoding phage holin family protein, whose amino-acid sequence is MTEYQGTRDPDPGPSTAEARAANSSLGELFGDLTRNVSTLMRQELELAKAELKETASSAGKGAGMYAGAGLAAHFVLLFLSLGSMFGLALWVGYGWAAVIVAVIWAVIGAVLALVARREMHSVKGLPQTADTLKKIPPTFKPNEETP
- a CDS encoding CsbD family protein, with amino-acid sequence MGLGDKMGNKAQEAAGKVKEKAGQASDNEKLQADGAKDQASAKAKQAGEHLKDAAKDVTGQ
- a CDS encoding transposase, with amino-acid sequence MTLTTRAATRESGYRLVTTILDPRQAPAEALVRLYHRRWKIETAYCELESQILGGRVLRGRHPGAVAQETWALLVCYQVLRTAISDVTLQDSLADPHRLSFSIALRTARDQVIHAQGILAGATVDWVGHIGAAVLAEPLPAKRRRTRVRVG
- a CDS encoding Chromate resistance protein ChrB, with the protein product MLSGSSSFCKSPPNPPGTGSPSGGNCVRQAPCPLSAGVWALPAGLGFQAELECARELCSNGGGTFAIIDASPRDEESRAVIVGAFQAVRVDEWTEFLANCGKFEDETAREVAKKKFTFAELEEEEQSLDRLRGWYRDLKKRDVLELPEAKAAEERLQACVIVLEQHAERVYAAVHSTSQRDAPEPGQVTQELEVPRE
- a CDS encoding YkvA family protein — encoded protein: MNWWETLLGFLAGLIAMYLVLLFTLWIYVRHHPETISLKEALRLLPDVLRVIRRMAADKSVPGSVRIKLIMLLVYLLFPLDLVPDFLPVIGHADDLIILAMTLRAVIRSAGPAALRQHWPGTPAGLAIIEKLAGLPPNSNE
- a CDS encoding TetR family transcriptional regulator, which translates into the protein MALPVKTSRPYDSSARRQGAEHKRQAILDSARTLFLASGYVGTTIAAIAAEAVVSTETIYKTFGSKARLLRDIYNEGLLGVGPVSAEQRSDLLQAEATDGRGLLLALGMFTAEIGPLAAPIRTLIRDAAAQDEQMARLLVEIDQDRYERMLHNARHMVDRNLLATGITAEFAADIMWFYTAPEVCEKLMLGRNWTARELGTFVGKAIGAALLDEGSLD
- a CDS encoding nuclear transport factor 2 family protein codes for the protein MAISAALDREALSVVEKLRDATNAHDLEAIVAQFSPAYINQTPAHPSRGFTGPHQVRENWRRILNAVPDLRAHIIRCATSGATVWSEWEMVGTRLDGQPHRMVGIVVFTVDTGLITEATFYLEPVQDRAGTVSAAVGSLLGDLAPSSEPAPSEGKPS